One window from the genome of Natrialba magadii ATCC 43099 encodes:
- a CDS encoding TAXI family TRAP transporter solute-binding subunit — protein MAHQPSGQSKLTSRRAVLSAAGAGVTAALAGCSDSQDEDPVRMRTATEGTTAYAANQGITAVVNEYTDNLFAEAQTSRGTEANIGALSNEEAEMVYLQNWSAHEISEGTGQLGDLDFQISQVFHYYDLPWFFCTANEDLETLTDITEDHGVSPTPEGSGTAPALEHALDAAVDDYERESLTYGEQSSAMQEGRLDVGVGTYMNFDIEPGWLQEMMSTVDLSILDVDDDVLAEWEDDDRLLIESFDGAELEEGEATPASVPDEVHCPTFAYNFMSRADLDYDLVYNFLELMHEHRAELEEYSAVLAPLEDEEFWLENAYDDIPFHAAAADFYEELGIWQDEFERADEP, from the coding sequence ATGGCACACCAACCGAGTGGTCAGTCCAAACTGACGAGTCGACGCGCAGTGTTGAGCGCCGCCGGTGCCGGCGTGACGGCAGCACTCGCGGGTTGTTCTGACAGTCAAGATGAGGACCCCGTTCGAATGCGAACCGCCACAGAAGGGACGACCGCCTACGCCGCCAACCAGGGAATTACGGCGGTTGTCAACGAATATACTGACAACCTCTTCGCCGAAGCCCAGACGAGTCGCGGAACTGAAGCCAACATCGGCGCACTCTCCAACGAGGAGGCCGAAATGGTTTATCTCCAGAACTGGTCGGCGCACGAAATTTCCGAAGGCACCGGCCAACTCGGTGATCTCGACTTCCAGATCTCGCAAGTCTTTCACTACTACGACCTCCCGTGGTTCTTCTGTACCGCAAACGAGGACCTCGAGACTCTCACCGACATCACCGAAGACCACGGCGTTTCACCAACGCCAGAAGGGTCTGGGACTGCACCCGCACTCGAGCACGCCCTCGACGCGGCGGTCGATGACTACGAACGAGAGAGCCTCACCTACGGCGAGCAGAGCAGTGCGATGCAGGAGGGTCGCCTCGATGTCGGCGTCGGCACCTACATGAACTTCGACATCGAGCCCGGCTGGCTCCAGGAGATGATGAGCACGGTCGATCTCTCGATTCTCGACGTCGACGACGATGTGCTCGCCGAGTGGGAAGACGACGATCGCCTGCTCATCGAGTCCTTTGACGGCGCGGAACTCGAGGAGGGCGAGGCCACGCCAGCGTCGGTCCCCGACGAGGTCCACTGCCCGACGTTTGCGTACAATTTCATGTCGCGGGCTGACCTCGACTACGACCTCGTCTACAACTTCTTAGAGCTCATGCACGAGCACCGCGCGGAACTCGAAGAGTACAGTGCTGTGCTCGCACCACTCGAGGACGAGGAGTTCTGGCTGGAGAATGCCTACGACGATATTCCGTTCCACGCGGCGGCGGCGGACTTCTACGAGGAACTGGGTATCTGGCAGGACGAGTTCGAACGCGCCGACGAGCCCTGA
- a CDS encoding IclR family transcriptional regulator, with translation MRTDRTDRDDVGVSTTRKTFEILETLADEDGVTITELTRRTSFTKSTVYRHLSTLVDLGYVVERDGAYFVGFRFLEISEQARGRKKGYTAAKRKVFELGKETDERAVFIVEEDYEGVYIHRYGSLSDTMIGKRRPLHSLAAGKTILSEWDDDAVAEFIDTVGLDPSTDNTITDPDELYAELETIRERGYAVNNEEHMAGLRGVAVPVYTPDETLLGALSVFGPTSRFKDEYVHEELPNRLWDKAGEIKVTLAYG, from the coding sequence ATGCGCACCGACCGAACCGACCGGGACGATGTGGGGGTTTCCACGACCCGCAAAACGTTCGAAATCCTCGAAACGCTCGCGGACGAGGACGGCGTGACGATCACGGAACTCACCCGTCGAACGTCGTTCACCAAGAGCACCGTCTACCGCCACCTCTCGACGCTCGTCGACCTCGGCTACGTCGTCGAGCGCGACGGCGCGTACTTCGTTGGTTTTCGGTTCCTCGAGATCAGCGAGCAGGCCCGCGGCCGCAAGAAGGGGTACACCGCGGCGAAACGGAAGGTGTTCGAACTCGGCAAGGAGACTGACGAGCGCGCCGTCTTCATCGTCGAGGAGGACTACGAGGGGGTCTACATCCACCGATATGGAAGCCTCTCCGATACGATGATCGGCAAACGCCGCCCGCTGCACTCACTGGCCGCCGGAAAGACGATCCTCTCGGAGTGGGACGACGACGCCGTCGCCGAGTTCATCGACACCGTCGGGCTGGATCCCAGCACGGACAACACCATCACCGATCCCGACGAACTGTACGCCGAACTCGAGACGATTCGCGAGCGCGGTTACGCGGTGAACAACGAGGAGCACATGGCCGGCCTCCGTGGCGTTGCCGTCCCGGTCTATACACCGGACGAGACGCTGCTCGGTGCACTGAGTGTGTTCGGGCCGACGAGTCGGTTCAAGGACGAGTACGTCCACGAGGAACTGCCAAATCGCCTCTGGGACAAGGCGGGCGAAATCAAAGTGACGCTGGCGTACGGCTGA
- a CDS encoding acyl-CoA dehydrogenase family protein codes for MLDFVQLEADLDQEERLIRDTAREFVEEHVKPDIGEHFEEGTFPTELISEMGELGFYAPNLEGYGSPNVSETAYGLLMQELEAGDSGLRSMASVQGALVMYPIHAYGSEEQKEEWLPKLGQGEAVGCFGLTEPEHGSNPSGMETYAEADGDGYVLNGSKTWITNSPISDVAIVWARDRSSEDNPVRGFLVETDRDGVSTNKITEKLSLRASITGEIGLNNVHVPEENVLPGVSGMKGPLSCLTQARYGIAWGAIGAARDAFEEARQYAQDREQFGGPIGRFQLQQRKLAEMATQITLAQLLAYRLAELKERGDMQPHHVSLSKRNNVRMARDQTRVAREMLGGNGITTDYSPMRHMANMETVYTYEGTHDIHTLVLGEELTGIKAYQ; via the coding sequence ATGCTGGATTTCGTTCAGCTCGAAGCGGATTTAGACCAGGAAGAACGGTTGATCCGGGACACTGCCCGGGAGTTCGTCGAGGAGCACGTCAAGCCTGACATCGGCGAACACTTCGAAGAGGGAACGTTCCCAACCGAACTGATTTCCGAGATGGGCGAGCTCGGCTTCTACGCGCCCAACCTCGAGGGATACGGTTCACCGAACGTCTCCGAGACGGCCTACGGGCTGTTGATGCAGGAGCTCGAGGCCGGCGACTCGGGACTGCGCTCGATGGCCTCCGTACAGGGTGCGCTCGTCATGTACCCGATCCACGCCTACGGCAGCGAGGAACAAAAGGAAGAGTGGCTTCCAAAGCTCGGTCAGGGTGAGGCCGTCGGCTGTTTCGGCCTCACCGAACCCGAACACGGCTCGAACCCGTCGGGAATGGAGACCTACGCCGAAGCGGACGGCGACGGCTACGTTCTCAACGGTTCGAAGACCTGGATCACGAACTCACCAATTTCGGACGTCGCCATCGTCTGGGCGCGCGACCGCTCGAGTGAAGACAATCCCGTTCGCGGCTTCCTCGTCGAGACCGACCGCGACGGTGTCTCGACGAACAAGATCACCGAGAAGCTCTCGCTGCGCGCGTCGATCACCGGCGAGATTGGATTGAACAATGTTCACGTTCCGGAGGAGAACGTCCTGCCGGGCGTCTCCGGCATGAAAGGACCACTCTCCTGTCTCACGCAGGCCCGCTACGGCATCGCCTGGGGGGCGATCGGTGCAGCGCGTGACGCCTTCGAGGAGGCACGACAGTACGCACAGGACCGCGAACAGTTCGGCGGCCCGATCGGTCGATTCCAGCTCCAGCAGCGCAAGCTCGCGGAGATGGCGACCCAGATCACGCTCGCACAGTTGCTCGCCTACCGACTGGCCGAGCTCAAAGAGCGCGGTGACATGCAGCCACACCACGTCTCGCTGTCCAAGCGCAACAACGTCCGCATGGCTCGCGACCAGACCCGCGTCGCCCGCGAGATGCTCGGCGGCAACGGCATCACCACGGACTACTCGCCGATGCGTCACATGGCGAACATGGAGACGGTCTACACCTACGAAGGTACCCACGACATCCACACGCTGGTGCTCGGCGAGGAGCTAACCGGTATCAAGGCTTACCAGTAA